The following proteins are co-located in the Bradyrhizobium sp. AZCC 2176 genome:
- the ctrA gene encoding response regulator transcription factor CtrA: MRVLLIEDDSAVAQSIELMLKSESFNVYTTDLGEEGVDLGKLYDYDIILLDLNLPDMSGYDVLKQLRVSKIKTPILILSGLAGIEDKVKGLGVGADDYMTKPFHKDELVARIHAIVRRSKGHAQSVIQTGDLVVNLDTKTVEVGGQRVHLTGKEYQMLELLSLRKGTTLTKEMFLNHLYGGMDEPELKIIDVFICKLRKKLANASEGRNFIETVWGRGYVLREPHEADERIPA; the protein is encoded by the coding sequence ATGCGCGTTTTGCTGATTGAAGATGACAGCGCTGTCGCGCAGTCGATCGAGCTGATGCTCAAATCCGAGAGTTTCAACGTCTATACGACGGACCTCGGAGAGGAAGGCGTCGACCTCGGTAAGCTCTACGATTACGACATTATCCTTCTCGACCTGAATCTGCCCGACATGTCCGGCTACGACGTGCTCAAGCAGCTCCGGGTATCCAAGATCAAGACCCCCATTCTGATCCTCTCCGGCCTCGCCGGCATCGAGGACAAGGTCAAGGGTCTCGGCGTCGGCGCCGACGACTACATGACCAAGCCCTTCCACAAGGACGAACTGGTCGCCCGCATCCACGCCATCGTGCGCCGTTCCAAGGGTCATGCCCAGTCGGTCATCCAGACCGGCGATCTCGTCGTCAACCTCGACACCAAGACGGTCGAAGTCGGCGGCCAGCGCGTGCACCTGACCGGCAAGGAATACCAGATGCTGGAGCTGCTCTCGCTCCGCAAGGGAACCACCCTCACCAAGGAAATGTTCCTCAACCACCTCTATGGCGGCATGGACGAGCCCGAGCTGAAGATCATCGACGTCTTCATCTGCAAGCTGCGCAAGAAGCTCGCCAACGCCTCCGAAGGCCGCAACTTCATCGAAACCGTGTGGGGCCGCGGCTACGTGCTGCGCGAGCCGCACGAGGCGGACGAGCGCATCCCCGCCTGA
- a CDS encoding DUF937 domain-containing protein: protein MVTNLVSVVMQCLTPDMIAKIASALGLDRNVAQKAIAGAIPALLASFADVASTPNGARQLTNTLTQQSGALESLKNLIGGSGQNSLAETGSNMLSDLFGGGTLDTMAQTIGKFAGIGEDTSKSMLSMLGPLVLGALGQQQRTAGLDASGLVSLLTSQKDQIAAAIPSGLAGQWSAAGLIDGATGSLRSGLAAASAAGGRVAEASERTISGAGQAASAMASRSVVPQWPYWLVAAVVLGGLIWFALGRSGEDTVAQVSPPSTTRTATGTVGVAPTDLTVGGMNLANQINASVVSIRTVLPGITDAASAQAALPKLREAAAQLNDVSSRATQLSPEGKSTIVKLIVAATPTINQMCDKVLATPGAGDVAKPAIDELRGKLDALARS from the coding sequence ATGGTCACGAATTTGGTCTCTGTAGTGATGCAATGCCTTACGCCGGACATGATAGCGAAGATCGCTTCTGCTCTGGGTCTTGATCGCAATGTTGCGCAAAAAGCCATCGCGGGTGCGATTCCCGCGCTTCTTGCAAGCTTCGCTGACGTTGCCTCCACTCCCAATGGGGCACGCCAGCTCACCAACACGCTGACACAGCAGTCAGGGGCGCTTGAGAGCCTCAAGAATCTTATCGGCGGTTCCGGCCAGAACTCGCTAGCGGAAACAGGATCGAACATGCTTTCGGACCTGTTCGGAGGCGGAACGCTGGACACAATGGCACAGACGATAGGCAAGTTTGCCGGGATAGGTGAGGACACCAGCAAATCGATGCTCAGCATGCTTGGCCCCCTGGTCCTTGGTGCGTTAGGTCAGCAGCAACGCACCGCGGGTCTCGACGCAAGCGGGCTGGTGTCTCTTCTCACTTCACAGAAGGATCAGATCGCTGCGGCAATACCGTCCGGTCTCGCCGGCCAGTGGAGTGCCGCTGGTCTCATTGACGGAGCGACTGGAAGCTTGCGCAGCGGCCTGGCGGCAGCCAGCGCGGCTGGCGGCCGAGTTGCAGAGGCTTCGGAGCGGACCATTTCCGGGGCTGGTCAGGCGGCTTCTGCGATGGCCAGCAGATCAGTGGTACCGCAATGGCCCTACTGGTTGGTCGCCGCGGTGGTGTTGGGTGGTCTGATCTGGTTCGCCCTTGGCCGTTCAGGGGAAGACACAGTCGCTCAGGTGTCGCCTCCCTCCACGACGCGGACCGCGACCGGAACCGTTGGGGTGGCGCCGACGGATTTGACGGTCGGAGGAATGAATCTGGCGAACCAGATCAACGCGTCGGTTGTGTCCATCAGGACCGTGCTTCCCGGCATCACCGATGCCGCATCGGCCCAGGCTGCCCTACCCAAGCTGAGGGAGGCAGCAGCTCAATTGAATGACGTCAGCTCCCGCGCGACGCAGCTTTCTCCTGAAGGAAAGAGCACCATCGTAAAGCTGATTGTGGCCGCAACCCCCACGATCAACCAGATGTGTGACAAGGTGCTGGCGACGCCCGGCGCTGGCGATGTTGCGAAGCCGGCGATTGATGAGCTTCGAGGCAAGCTCGACGCGCTCGCGCGGTCCTGA
- a CDS encoding DUF350 domain-containing protein yields MILQSLAGLPAFLAYFCTAITAVVAYLFVYTRVTAHNEFDLIRANEPAAAIALGLSLLGFVLPLVSAIAHSANVWDCLIWAGIALIVQIIVYYLVRVPVPNLSKRIASGELAAAIWLGLASLAAGALNAACMIY; encoded by the coding sequence ATGATCCTTCAATCCCTTGCCGGGCTGCCGGCGTTCCTGGCCTATTTCTGCACGGCAATCACAGCCGTGGTGGCCTACCTCTTCGTCTATACCCGCGTCACGGCGCACAACGAGTTCGATCTGATCCGGGCCAATGAGCCGGCCGCCGCCATTGCGCTGGGCCTGAGTCTGCTCGGTTTCGTGTTGCCGCTGGTCAGCGCCATCGCCCATTCCGCCAATGTCTGGGATTGCCTGATCTGGGCCGGGATCGCGCTGATCGTGCAGATCATTGTCTATTATCTCGTCAGGGTTCCGGTGCCGAACCTGTCGAAGCGGATCGCTTCCGGCGAACTCGCCGCCGCGATCTGGCTCGGGCTGGCCTCGCTCGCCGCCGGCGCCCTCAACGCCGCCTGCATGATCTACTGA